In the genome of Candidatus Nitrosotenuis sp. DW1, one region contains:
- a CDS encoding ice-binding family protein — translation MKKILLLPVLIAVFSIVFFSIQTVTAAGPLDLTGLDNFGILANTYTNSINPNTLTGDLGYTVPNATPLTTHNGVTYVSTNAIYITAIAKQAALYTAGWTSGQSGACTTTTGGATVLDNLIPVGGSIPGTLIPGVYCIGGAATIDTAGITLSGNGVYIFRINGTLDTTLGSQVTLIGANANDVFWLPTGGTTLADNTGFAGNIVTHAATTLGSTVTMNGRILSNDAVTTTGPNVVITIPTASSVPVPTIITSNDCTFDCFPPTLGVGNNNADYVDQGFSYNGIASDVDTFSTSYPVLTTKVGVVNKAIFKIYEDGGPDEVRHLELAFGLAPGQIFGDSDVVVEWDKTWNGVETTKVIDPKNALKDVSIVTSEGPCKPNSIKNDCLIVTIYHTFEAPLAFNGVAVNVWDDSRNAWQNRLTNGVIVLGESTRPAAKHVVADSSGHVSVITELTSHIAVDKLGKYWSLDKNGFWVSAFVADKNPSVLSYWSGYDRNDLVSFAQMKKGQALIAKGSWDSSKIQTSPLHIIDRIQNFVDDRDTINFDNLKKSQNLLAKGKWDSSAIQNKKSSVIDKTYADKRDTMAFENMKKAQALRAKGYFDSSAIQNPSTPEQSVSPATRHCLDNGGKIKVQGTGKLMQSICVFPDGSQCEEGKYFRGECSPKKTQ, via the coding sequence ATGAAAAAAATTCTTCTACTACCAGTACTGATTGCCGTATTTTCTATCGTATTTTTCTCTATCCAAACTGTCACTGCAGCTGGTCCACTAGACCTTACCGGACTAGACAACTTTGGCATTCTTGCTAATACCTATACCAACTCCATCAATCCAAACACTCTTACTGGCGATCTTGGATATACTGTACCAAACGCAACTCCACTTACAACACATAATGGTGTAACCTATGTGAGCACTAATGCTATCTATATTACCGCAATAGCAAAACAAGCCGCTCTTTATACTGCCGGCTGGACCTCAGGACAGTCTGGAGCTTGTACAACAACAACTGGTGGGGCAACTGTCTTGGATAATCTGATCCCTGTTGGTGGATCTATTCCTGGAACTCTAATACCTGGAGTCTATTGTATTGGAGGCGCTGCTACTATAGACACAGCAGGAATCACTCTTAGCGGAAATGGAGTTTACATCTTTAGAATAAACGGCACACTGGATACTACACTCGGCTCACAAGTTACACTAATCGGCGCAAATGCCAATGATGTATTCTGGCTACCAACAGGCGGAACAACACTTGCAGATAACACTGGTTTTGCAGGTAACATAGTGACTCACGCGGCCACTACCTTGGGTAGCACTGTAACTATGAATGGAAGAATCCTATCAAATGATGCAGTCACTACCACCGGACCAAATGTTGTAATTACAATTCCAACTGCAAGTTCAGTACCAGTACCAACCATAATTACGAGCAACGACTGTACGTTTGACTGTTTTCCACCAACATTAGGAGTTGGCAACAATAATGCGGACTATGTGGATCAAGGCTTTTCATATAATGGAATTGCATCCGATGTAGATACATTTTCCACATCATACCCAGTGCTAACAACCAAAGTCGGAGTTGTCAACAAGGCAATTTTCAAGATATATGAAGACGGCGGACCAGACGAAGTAAGACATCTTGAATTGGCCTTTGGCTTAGCTCCAGGACAAATATTTGGCGATAGCGATGTTGTGGTAGAATGGGACAAGACTTGGAATGGAGTCGAGACCACCAAAGTCATCGATCCAAAAAATGCCTTGAAAGATGTTAGTATAGTGACATCGGAAGGACCATGCAAGCCAAACTCTATCAAAAATGATTGCCTGATTGTAACGATTTATCACACATTCGAAGCGCCACTCGCATTCAATGGCGTTGCAGTGAACGTATGGGATGACAGTCGAAACGCATGGCAAAACAGACTTACTAACGGTGTCATAGTACTCGGAGAATCAACCAGACCAGCTGCTAAACACGTTGTAGCCGATTCATCGGGGCACGTGAGTGTAATAACCGAATTGACTTCACACATTGCAGTTGACAAACTTGGTAAATATTGGAGTTTGGACAAGAATGGATTTTGGGTTAGTGCATTTGTAGCAGATAAAAATCCAAGTGTTTTGTCGTATTGGAGCGGTTATGATAGAAACGATCTGGTGTCATTTGCACAGATGAAGAAAGGTCAAGCATTGATAGCAAAGGGATCATGGGACAGCTCTAAAATTCAAACCAGCCCGCTTCACATAATCGATAGAATACAAAATTTTGTCGATGATAGAGACACCATAAACTTTGACAATCTGAAGAAAAGTCAAAATCTGTTAGCAAAGGGAAAGTGGGACAGCTCTGCAATCCAAAACAAAAAATCTAGCGTGATTGACAAGACATATGCAGATAAAAGAGACACTATGGCGTTTGAAAATATGAAGAAGGCTCAAGCATTGAGAGCAAAGGGATACTTTGACAGTTCTGCAATTCAAAACCCAAGTACTCCAGAACAGTCTGTAAGTCCTGCAACTAGACACTGCCTTGATAACGGCGGCAAAATAAAAGTCCAAGGAACTGGCAAGTTAATGCAGAGCATCTGTGTGTTTCCGGACGGTTCACAATGTGAAGAAGGGAAATACTTTAGAGGCGAATGCAGTCCAAAGAAAACTCAGTAA
- a CDS encoding diphthine--ammonia ligase, protein MNLAALFSGGKDSTYSIFEAKNRGHAIKCLVTILASSDDSHLLHHPNVGLASLQAKSMKIPQITISAKSSNTESELESLREALSAAKKDYQIEGIVHGGILSEFQKTKFEGVAKDLGLHVVSPLWKKNQTQYMHLLLDSGFEFIITSVSADGLDKSWLGKKITKDDLVKLEQLSEKHKFNLSFEGGEAETFVVNCPLFSGPIEIQDSSIYWDGYRGRFEIVRAKIKDNAG, encoded by the coding sequence ATGAATCTTGCCGCATTGTTTTCTGGGGGAAAAGACAGCACCTATTCTATATTTGAGGCGAAAAATAGGGGGCATGCAATAAAATGCTTGGTTACAATACTTGCAAGTTCTGATGATAGCCATCTACTGCATCACCCAAATGTCGGACTTGCCAGCCTGCAGGCAAAATCCATGAAAATCCCTCAAATCACAATTTCCGCAAAATCAAGCAACACCGAATCCGAACTTGAAAGCCTCAGAGAAGCGCTGTCTGCTGCAAAAAAAGATTACCAAATTGAAGGAATCGTACACGGTGGAATACTGAGTGAGTTTCAAAAAACAAAATTCGAAGGCGTAGCAAAGGACTTGGGACTGCATGTCGTCTCACCACTCTGGAAGAAAAACCAGACACAATACATGCACCTGCTGCTTGATTCAGGGTTTGAATTCATAATAACTTCAGTTTCTGCTGACGGCCTTGACAAATCATGGCTCGGCAAAAAAATAACTAAAGACGATCTTGTCAAACTAGAACAGTTATCTGAAAAACACAAATTCAATCTGAGTTTTGAAGGCGGCGAAGCTGAAACGTTTGTAGTTAACTGTCCTCTGTTTTCAGGTCCAATTGAAATTCAGGATTCTTCCATATATTGGGATGGATACCGAGGAAGGTTTGAAATAGTGCGTGCAAAAATAAAAGACAATGCTGGATAA
- a CDS encoding response regulator, with translation MVTKEPNFDLALTHLRNRQNMAAYNQFTIIAESIKKTDLIKAALSYVLAAECKIRQNKGAEDEITEAGKLFFNFAKKENNYSVKNAYLCAAKCFLRAGKYDDAKAAFEKSKAIKRNTAVEDLRPVIIIDDSKSIVLKIENYLEKLGYKNTHSFSTGKDALTGCKKLLKTNPIILLDMGLPDVNGDVVANKILSEKPDAQIILITADEKTTKRVKDTISVGVLAFIQKPFTIKELKDALDVAESEHSLSKK, from the coding sequence GTGGTAACAAAAGAACCTAACTTTGACCTTGCACTTACTCATCTGCGCAATCGCCAAAACATGGCTGCATACAACCAGTTTACAATCATCGCGGAATCCATAAAAAAGACTGATTTAATCAAGGCTGCCCTGTCGTACGTGCTTGCAGCAGAATGCAAAATACGCCAAAACAAAGGCGCAGAAGACGAGATAACTGAGGCGGGAAAACTCTTTTTCAATTTTGCAAAAAAGGAAAATAATTACAGTGTGAAAAATGCATACCTGTGCGCAGCAAAATGCTTCCTCCGTGCAGGAAAGTACGATGACGCAAAAGCAGCATTTGAAAAATCAAAAGCCATCAAGAGGAACACTGCTGTAGAAGACCTGAGGCCAGTAATAATAATAGATGACAGCAAGTCAATCGTATTGAAAATTGAAAATTATCTTGAAAAGCTTGGATACAAGAATACGCACTCGTTTTCTACTGGAAAAGACGCACTAACTGGATGCAAAAAGCTACTCAAGACAAATCCGATAATCCTCCTTGACATGGGTCTGCCTGATGTAAACGGGGACGTGGTAGCAAACAAGATTCTGTCGGAAAAACCGGATGCGCAAATCATACTCATAACTGCCGATGAAAAAACAACAAAACGCGTAAAGGACACGATCAGTGTGGGGGTGCTTGCCTTTATTCAAAAGCCCTTTACAATCAAGGAACTCAAAGACGCGCTAGATGTTGCCGAATCCGAACACTCGCTATCAAAGAAGTAA
- a CDS encoding ice-binding family protein, whose product MLTIKKIILLPVLVAMMSVVFFSTQTVVAADSLDLTGVNNFAILANTYTNSGTGIVLDGDLGYSVAHGSPPTVSGVIFASSTPTYLSAITAQSNLLASVNNPAKSGACTTTRSGATVLDDLPQPLTPGVYCIGGSAYVNTAGIVLNGDGVYIFRINGALDTVANSHVVLTGNAKSNNVFWVPTGGTTLGANSVFAGNIVTNAATTMGSTVSMNGRILSNGAVTTTGPDTIAVPSGPTVLTITPITPSLPAATQNDEEAQSSQPSSKSDRDGVIPTDQVLSYKGSTGTSIFSSQYIEVPPTVGVVNKAVFKIYEKSGPGEIRHLDLVFGVADGQVFSDSRIMVQWDKTWNGMETIKVIDPEHALTNVRVETSRGSCDVGVAKNDCLIVELYHTLTAPVEFNTIATNVSDRISSLSYWSGYDRNDLLEFNQLRKDQVLIAKKLWDSSKIQTHMPIITDTVQYSVVDNRDTIKFAQMKKGQALIATGKWDSSKIQDPMHDKSTTPSYFMDKRDTLKFEQLKKSEALIAKGLWDSSEIQNPHTPEQSVSPATRHCLDNGGKIKVQGTGKLMQSICVFPDGSQCEEGKYFRGECSPKKPQ is encoded by the coding sequence ATGTTAACTATAAAGAAAATTATCCTACTTCCAGTACTGGTCGCCATGATGTCTGTTGTGTTTTTCTCTACTCAAACTGTTGTTGCAGCTGATTCTTTAGATCTTACAGGAGTCAACAACTTTGCCATTCTTGCTAATACGTATACTAACTCCGGTACAGGAATAGTTCTTGACGGCGATCTTGGATATTCTGTAGCCCATGGAAGTCCTCCAACAGTTTCTGGTGTAATCTTTGCATCTTCTACTCCTACCTATCTCTCAGCAATAACTGCTCAATCTAATCTCCTTGCCTCCGTAAACAATCCGGCAAAATCTGGCGCTTGTACAACAACCAGATCTGGAGCAACTGTCTTAGACGATCTTCCACAACCGCTAACACCTGGCGTCTACTGCATTGGTGGATCTGCTTATGTAAACACCGCAGGAATCGTTCTTAACGGCGACGGAGTTTACATCTTTAGAATAAACGGCGCACTTGATACTGTGGCCAACTCACATGTTGTACTAACCGGCAACGCAAAATCTAACAATGTGTTCTGGGTACCAACGGGTGGAACAACACTTGGAGCAAACAGTGTTTTTGCAGGGAACATAGTGACTAATGCAGCTACTACCATGGGTAGCACTGTAAGTATGAATGGACGAATACTCTCAAACGGGGCAGTTACTACGACAGGACCAGATACAATTGCAGTTCCATCGGGTCCTACTGTACTAACAATTACACCAATAACCCCAAGTCTTCCTGCCGCAACACAAAACGATGAAGAAGCACAATCTTCACAACCTTCATCGAAATCTGACCGCGATGGCGTAATCCCAACAGATCAAGTCTTATCGTACAAGGGAAGTACAGGCACATCGATATTCTCTTCACAATACATAGAGGTACCACCAACAGTTGGAGTTGTCAACAAGGCAGTTTTCAAGATATATGAAAAATCTGGACCTGGTGAAATAAGGCATCTTGATTTGGTCTTTGGTGTGGCAGACGGACAGGTATTTAGCGATAGCAGGATTATGGTCCAATGGGACAAGACATGGAATGGAATGGAAACAATCAAAGTCATCGATCCGGAACATGCCCTGACAAATGTTAGAGTAGAGACCTCAAGGGGATCATGTGACGTAGGTGTTGCCAAAAATGATTGCCTGATAGTAGAGCTTTATCATACACTTACAGCACCAGTTGAATTCAACACTATTGCAACAAATGTATCTGACAGAATTAGCAGTCTTTCATACTGGAGCGGTTATGATAGAAATGATTTATTGGAATTTAACCAGTTGAGAAAAGATCAAGTGTTGATAGCAAAGAAACTATGGGATAGCTCTAAAATTCAAACTCACATGCCTATCATAACTGATACGGTGCAATATTCTGTAGTTGATAACAGGGACACCATAAAGTTTGCACAGATGAAGAAAGGTCAGGCGCTAATAGCAACAGGAAAGTGGGACAGCTCTAAAATTCAGGATCCTATGCATGACAAATCCACTACTCCGTCATACTTTATGGATAAACGAGACACTCTAAAATTTGAACAGCTGAAGAAAAGTGAGGCGCTGATAGCAAAGGGACTATGGGATAGCTCTGAAATTCAAAATCCGCATACTCCAGAACAGTCTGTAAGCCCTGCAACTAGACACTGCCTTGATAACGGCGGAAAAATAAAGGTCCAAGGAACTGGCAAGTTAATGCAGAGCATCTGTGTGTTTCCAGACGGTTCACAATGTGAAGAAGGGAAATACTTTAGAGGCGAATGCAGCCCAAAGAAGCCCCAATAA
- a CDS encoding Lrp/AsnC family transcriptional regulator — MSDDSWSNLDKVDQKIIEILNSNARTPSKEIASELRKSGNDVSDRTIRKRIERLEKSGIIKGYKAVLSDVAESNEHEALFLKFKVAKSIESLKEAIREHVVSMPEYLFVANMDGEWNMLIISRIDRGIKNPTSRIVEKFSDDITDYRITKCDFKDVNLLNMSLLLL; from the coding sequence ATGAGCGACGACAGTTGGTCTAATCTGGACAAGGTGGATCAGAAGATCATAGAGATTCTAAACAGTAACGCCCGTACCCCCTCAAAAGAGATCGCAAGCGAATTGCGAAAGTCCGGCAATGACGTATCGGACAGGACCATACGAAAAAGAATAGAGCGCCTTGAGAAAAGCGGCATCATCAAAGGCTACAAGGCAGTGCTAAGCGACGTTGCAGAGTCCAACGAGCACGAGGCATTGTTTTTGAAATTCAAGGTCGCAAAATCAATCGAGTCCCTAAAAGAGGCAATACGAGAACATGTGGTTTCCATGCCAGAATATCTTTTTGTTGCAAATATGGATGGAGAATGGAATATGTTGATAATATCACGAATTGATCGCGGAATAAAAAACCCAACGTCAAGAATAGTTGAAAAGTTTTCCGACGACATCACAGATTACAGAATAACAAAGTGCGATTTCAAAGACGTAAACCTTCTAAACATGTCGCTTTTACTTCTTTGA
- a CDS encoding DUF47 domain-containing protein has translation MGQWLSWVKSNEKEILTILDNLAIKAKEASEELVQMFSHIDKASEYHAKIKQIERDADDLTRSIFAELNKTFITPLDREDMQRIAAKTDDVIDFIEGISGRIVSYHISINPPYMLDIAKELVNAIKEVELMISRLKKVKADKSLIDHCRKISDIEHTVDDLYRTAVGQLFETTDAINIIKLKDIYESLETASDRCLDVADVIEDIVLKYT, from the coding sequence ATGGGCCAGTGGCTTTCTTGGGTAAAATCAAACGAAAAAGAAATCTTGACAATTCTGGATAATCTTGCGATCAAAGCAAAGGAGGCATCAGAAGAACTAGTCCAAATGTTCTCACATATTGACAAGGCGTCTGAATATCATGCCAAAATAAAGCAAATTGAGCGTGATGCAGACGATCTGACTCGCTCCATATTTGCAGAGCTAAACAAGACGTTCATTACACCACTTGATAGGGAAGACATGCAGAGAATAGCTGCAAAAACGGACGATGTGATTGATTTCATAGAGGGGATTTCTGGCAGAATAGTAAGCTATCACATATCAATAAACCCGCCATACATGCTAGACATTGCAAAAGAGCTCGTAAACGCAATAAAAGAAGTGGAATTGATGATATCAAGACTCAAAAAAGTCAAGGCGGATAAATCACTAATTGATCATTGTAGAAAAATAAGCGATATAGAACACACCGTTGATGACCTGTACCGAACTGCTGTCGGGCAATTATTTGAAACAACGGACGCAATCAACATAATAAAACTAAAAGATATTTACGAATCCCTAGAAACTGCATCTGACAGATGTCTTGACGTTGCAGACGTCATTGAAGATATTGTTCTAAAATACACCTAA
- a CDS encoding translation initiation factor IF-5A, with protein MSKPAELGSLKIGSYILLPVGDQPTGEPCRISEYDTSKPGKHGAAKARIVGVGVFDNQKRPHVGPVSMQVHVPLIDKRGGQIISITGDQIQLMDSETFETIDAQMIDEEVQGKLEQGQTVEYWNVMGRTKIMRIKS; from the coding sequence ATGAGTAAACCCGCAGAATTGGGATCGTTGAAAATCGGCTCATACATTCTATTACCCGTGGGGGATCAACCAACCGGTGAGCCATGCAGAATTTCAGAATATGACACAAGCAAACCTGGAAAGCATGGAGCTGCAAAAGCAAGAATTGTAGGAGTGGGAGTTTTTGATAATCAAAAGCGTCCACATGTTGGCCCAGTTAGCATGCAGGTACACGTTCCATTAATTGACAAGAGGGGCGGTCAAATCATCTCCATTACCGGAGACCAGATACAGCTTATGGATAGTGAGACATTTGAGACAATTGATGCACAAATGATAGATGAAGAAGTCCAAGGCAAGCTAGAACAAGGCCAAACTGTCGAATACTGGAATGTAATGGGCAGAACTAAAATAATGCGCATCAAGTCTTAA
- a CDS encoding alcohol dehydrogenase — translation MKAARITSPQQPLEIMEIETPKPKDVEVVVKVKATGVCHSDLHLWEGGYDTGDGFMKVTDRGVKFPVTPGHEIVGTVSEIGAAVQGIRVGDNVLVYPWIGCGICSACRVGNDNICDAPRSLGVFQNGGYAEYVLVPHFKFLAKIEGIDMDAATSLACSGLTAYTAIKKSNANSQHSMVIFGAGGLGLMGVQIARAITNANIVCVDIDDTKLALAKELGSDSVVNSKDPDAAQKIISLCNGKGADCVIDFVNAPPTVKMGLAVLRKRGNMILVGLFGGSIDLSLVTIPLKAITIQGAYTGNYNDMLELIGLAKRGVINPTISKRYSLSDANTALEDLKARKIIGRAVINP, via the coding sequence ATGAAGGCAGCCAGAATCACGTCTCCGCAACAGCCCTTGGAGATAATGGAAATCGAAACTCCAAAACCAAAAGACGTTGAGGTCGTAGTAAAAGTAAAGGCAACCGGCGTTTGCCACAGTGACTTGCATCTTTGGGAGGGCGGATATGATACAGGTGACGGTTTTATGAAGGTGACAGACAGGGGAGTCAAATTTCCAGTTACACCGGGTCATGAAATTGTAGGCACCGTGTCTGAAATTGGAGCTGCCGTCCAGGGGATACGCGTAGGGGACAACGTTTTGGTGTATCCGTGGATTGGATGTGGAATTTGCTCCGCATGTAGGGTTGGAAATGACAACATTTGCGACGCCCCCCGTTCTTTGGGCGTGTTTCAAAATGGCGGTTATGCCGAATACGTACTCGTTCCTCACTTCAAGTTTTTAGCTAAGATAGAAGGCATTGACATGGATGCTGCCACATCGCTTGCATGCTCTGGCCTTACCGCCTACACTGCAATTAAGAAATCAAACGCCAATTCGCAACACAGCATGGTGATATTCGGGGCAGGTGGATTGGGATTGATGGGCGTACAAATTGCAAGGGCAATCACAAATGCCAACATAGTCTGTGTGGATATAGACGACACAAAGCTTGCTCTTGCAAAGGAGTTGGGATCTGACAGCGTTGTTAATTCCAAGGATCCTGATGCGGCACAAAAAATCATATCCCTTTGCAACGGCAAGGGCGCTGACTGTGTGATTGACTTTGTCAATGCGCCGCCAACTGTGAAAATGGGACTGGCAGTTTTGCGAAAACGAGGAAACATGATCCTCGTCGGACTTTTTGGCGGATCAATTGACCTGTCACTTGTTACGATTCCACTAAAGGCAATCACCATTCAGGGTGCATATACTGGAAACTACAATGACATGCTAGAACTAATTGGTCTTGCAAAACGCGGAGTGATAAATCCGACGATCTCAAAGAGGTACTCACTTTCAGATGCAAACACTGCATTAGAAGACCTAAAGGCAAGAAAAATAATCGGCAGAGCAGTTATCAACCCTTGA
- a CDS encoding P-II family nitrogen regulator, which yields MKRLEAIIPNNKMSLVISAIEDVSAAGITVIESRGRGKGARPSVRSSRGTKMQQAEYNSLITVMTIVDDSKVEQIVSAILDVTSTGTSGDGKIFISDVSEIIDIQTRRRGKDAL from the coding sequence ATGAAGCGTCTTGAGGCCATAATCCCAAATAACAAGATGAGCTTGGTCATTTCTGCAATAGAAGACGTAAGTGCGGCTGGAATAACGGTTATCGAGTCACGCGGACGCGGGAAGGGTGCGCGTCCGTCAGTTAGAAGCTCAAGGGGAACAAAGATGCAGCAGGCAGAATATAACAGCCTGATCACAGTCATGACAATTGTGGACGATTCCAAAGTTGAGCAGATAGTATCGGCCATCCTAGATGTTACAAGTACTGGAACAAGTGGCGATGGTAAGATATTCATCTCAGATGTCTCTGAAATAATAGACATTCAGACAAGGCGGAGAGGAAAAGACGCCCTTTAA
- a CDS encoding P-II family nitrogen regulator, translated as MKKIEAIIRSQNFSTLKASLSKIGQYIIAKHDISNNDVFDKQTGPKVGNAGLKSIPLAKIELVVPDTDAKNVIEIISRSSGIKSKDGGKIFVSEMTEIVDMDTLEGEKELEASSVVHTTKRSRLVPLQKYTLLRIDQFYAQNKDLLQANYKIKSFSDLVNFCILEYLPTLDEKINPQKTVYGLNRI; from the coding sequence ATGAAAAAAATAGAGGCGATCATCCGTTCTCAAAATTTCTCGACTCTAAAGGCGAGTCTTTCCAAGATTGGCCAGTATATTATTGCAAAACATGACATCTCAAACAATGATGTCTTTGACAAACAAACAGGACCGAAGGTGGGAAATGCCGGCCTCAAAAGCATCCCGCTGGCAAAAATTGAACTAGTCGTTCCTGACACTGACGCAAAAAATGTAATTGAGATAATCTCGAGGTCTTCGGGAATAAAGTCCAAAGACGGCGGCAAGATCTTTGTTTCGGAAATGACTGAAATCGTGGACATGGATACGCTTGAAGGAGAAAAAGAACTAGAGGCCTCATCTGTGGTGCATACAACAAAAAGAAGCAGGCTAGTTCCACTGCAAAAATACACCCTGCTCAGAATTGATCAGTTCTATGCGCAAAACAAGGATCTCCTGCAGGCAAATTACAAAATAAAGTCGTTTAGTGACCTGGTCAACTTTTGCATCCTAGAGTACCTTCCGACACTTGACGAAAAGATAAATCCACAAAAAACAGTTTACGGGCTAAACCGCATCTAA
- a CDS encoding inorganic phosphate transporter: MYELAIVAIIAALFFDFINGFHDAANSIATVVGTRVLKPLQAVTLAAIANFIGPFLFGVAVATTIGKGIINPDFVTIHIIIGALSGAIAWNLITWYWGFPSSSSHALIGGIIGAGIAGAGTHAIIFGGLEKVVTGIIISPVIGLVGAFLLATIIITIFANKKPGKVNSAFGKLQLVSSTYFSLTHGANDGQKTMGIIALILLTEGIITKFDVPFYVILMAALAISLGTFFGGWRIVKTMAVKITQLKPYQGFAAETGGATILAVLAHAGIPASTTHAISGAIMGAGAVRRMSAVRWGIGKRIVWAWIITIPASAGVSYLTMLLLKLFV; the protein is encoded by the coding sequence ATGTATGAATTAGCAATAGTGGCAATAATCGCAGCATTATTTTTTGATTTTATCAACGGGTTCCACGACGCGGCAAACTCAATTGCAACCGTTGTTGGAACTAGAGTACTAAAACCGCTCCAGGCTGTGACTCTTGCGGCCATTGCAAATTTTATTGGTCCTTTTCTTTTTGGAGTTGCAGTTGCAACGACCATCGGCAAGGGAATAATCAATCCCGACTTTGTGACAATTCACATCATCATAGGTGCACTGTCTGGTGCAATTGCGTGGAATCTAATCACCTGGTATTGGGGATTTCCTTCTTCAAGCAGTCACGCCTTGATTGGTGGCATCATTGGAGCGGGCATTGCGGGCGCTGGAACGCACGCAATAATTTTTGGTGGACTTGAAAAAGTCGTAACTGGCATAATTATCTCACCCGTGATCGGACTAGTTGGTGCATTTTTACTTGCAACCATAATCATCACTATCTTTGCAAACAAAAAGCCAGGCAAGGTGAACTCTGCTTTTGGCAAATTACAGCTTGTATCGTCTACTTATTTTTCACTAACACATGGCGCAAACGACGGCCAGAAAACAATGGGGATAATTGCACTGATTTTGCTAACGGAAGGCATTATTACAAAATTTGACGTGCCGTTTTACGTAATATTGATGGCAGCGCTTGCAATTAGCCTTGGTACGTTTTTTGGCGGATGGCGAATTGTAAAAACTATGGCAGTAAAAATAACACAGCTAAAACCGTACCAGGGATTTGCTGCAGAGACTGGGGGTGCTACAATTTTGGCAGTCTTGGCGCACGCTGGAATTCCAGCAAGTACGACTCATGCAATTTCGGGTGCTATCATGGGTGCCGGCGCAGTAAGGCGTATGTCTGCAGTCAGGTGGGGAATTGGCAAAAGAATAGTGTGGGCCTGGATAATCACGATTCCAGCTAGTGCCGGAGTTTCATATTTGACAATGCTTTTGCTCAAACTTTTTGTGTGA
- a CDS encoding chromosome segregation protein ScpA has protein sequence MSENQAENISQAPVNVLFNPNTIAKKDVWEINIVQILEILIHILKKADKKDLRVAGMAALSSSLIHRMKVERIFALQKAAMEKKPLRGRTDVDVEMLNIPYRHESTYPVTLDELLSLLENLIGAIANPSSRRGGHLRFEPVEVPDFKDYFVSLENIIGKYEDLILRKIGDTGSGFLHAIIADLDTVDSIRCFFAILFLARDQKVDLEQIEDDIKITILTESMA, from the coding sequence ATGAGTGAGAACCAAGCAGAAAACATTTCTCAAGCTCCAGTAAACGTTCTGTTTAATCCAAACACCATAGCAAAAAAGGACGTCTGGGAGATCAACATAGTTCAGATTTTGGAGATTCTAATTCACATTTTAAAAAAAGCAGATAAGAAAGACCTCCGAGTCGCAGGAATGGCAGCACTCTCGTCTTCGCTCATACACAGAATGAAGGTAGAGAGAATTTTTGCACTGCAAAAAGCGGCAATGGAGAAAAAGCCACTCAGGGGAAGAACGGACGTAGATGTGGAGATGCTCAACATACCATACCGCCACGAATCCACATACCCTGTCACGCTAGATGAATTGCTTTCACTTTTGGAAAACCTAATTGGTGCAATCGCAAACCCAAGCTCGAGAAGGGGAGGACATCTAAGGTTTGAGCCAGTCGAGGTTCCTGATTTCAAGGATTATTTCGTATCACTTGAGAACATAATTGGAAAGTACGAGGACTTGATTCTAAGAAAAATAGGAGACACTGGATCGGGGTTTTTACATGCAATAATTGCGGATTTAGATACTGTTGACTCCATCAGGTGCTTTTTTGCAATCTTATTTTTGGCCAGAGATCAAAAGGTAGACTTGGAGCAGATTGAAGACGACATCAAGATAACCATACTGACAGAGAGCATGGCATAG